In Triticum aestivum cultivar Chinese Spring chromosome 5B, IWGSC CS RefSeq v2.1, whole genome shotgun sequence, the following proteins share a genomic window:
- the LOC123110763 gene encoding uncharacterized protein — protein MGSSSKVVRPEEVLESLKNDGTVDALRMKIIAQLKADEDMKKNTMMMVEQSKVLKTPGAEKKTKRELFDALRQELETPVLEKASKAVWELILDNGGLGKEITETVEKVFCRLSGIDVMPPPASTSGAPQEKQTNMAVEEGQKDMEMDASEPSSSSRKRPFSDISVKAAGAIPNGGATYQHDDHEDRN, from the exons ATGGGGTCGTCGTCCAAGGTGGTGCGGCCGGAGGAGGTGCTGGAGTCGCTGAAGAACGACGGCACCGTCGACGCGCTCCGCATGAAGATCATCGCCCAGCTCAAGGCCGAC GAGGACATGAAGAAAAATACTATGATGATGGTGGAGCAAAGCAAAGTTCTGAAGACTCCTGGAGCTGAGAAAAAGACCAAGAGGGAGCTGTTTGATGCTCTTAGACAAGAATTGGA AACTCCGGTTCTTGAGAAAGCCTCAAAGGCAGTTTGGGAGCTGATACTCGACAATGGTGGACTAGGGAAAGAGATCACTGAGACAGTTGAGAAAGTCTTCTGCCGGCTCAGCGGAATTGATGTGATGCCACCTCCAGCTTCAACATCCGGTGCTCCTCAAGAGAAACAGACAAATATGGCTGTAGAGGAGGGTCAGAAGGATATGGAAATGGATGCCTCTGAACCATCGTCTTCCTCAAGGAAGAGGCCTTTCAGTGACATCAGTGTGAAAGCAGCAGGTGCTATACCAAACGGTGGCGCTACATACCAGCATGACGATCACGAGGACAGGAACTAG
- the LOC123110762 gene encoding RNA pseudouridine synthase 1 gives MTRLPLLLPLLSPRAVSPPRALTPPRARRLAVAAAGASVQDAVMSAAATGEYPCPVSPPYPAVSKDVELRRAMTASARSGAYSSAAVVFEDEWLAVVDKPAGVYCEALLSALPCSTASSGDPSSKPNLHLSNRLDRDTSGLMVITKCNKVAAKLVKAFTEHKVKKTYLALCVGYPPAWEKIKICSGHGRSKHGAWRVYAMADVGRTLPGGSSVRDMSTKFEVLGTDGQGQYREPSNVDIDDIESITVQEKAADQTSNVDVKNHMVFVRAYPQSGRTHQIRLHCQYLGFPIRGDVKYGGVIEWNGVDCDGHALHAESLSFVHPVTGLPVTFRASLPSWANEIISTMG, from the exons ATGACGAGActgcccctcctcctccctctgctCTCGCCTCGGGCCGTCTCCCCGCCACGAGCCCTGACGCCGCCACGCgcgcgccgcctcgccgtcgccgctgcGGGAGCAAGCGTCCAGGACGCGGTGATGTCGGCGGCCGCGACCGGGGAGTACCCGTGCCCGGTGTCCCCGCCCTACCCGGCCGTctccaaggacgtggagctccggcGCGCCATGACCGCCTCCGCCCGCTCCGGTGCCTACTCCTCCGCCGCCGTCGTGTTCGAGGACGAGTGGCTCGCCGTAGTGGACAAGCCCGCCGGCGTCTACTGCGAGGCCCTCCTCTCCGCGCTCCCTTGCTCCACCGCCTCCTCAG GGGATCCTTCAAGTAAGCCTAACCTTCACCTCTCGAACAGGCTAGATCGTGATACCAGTGGTCTCATGGTCATCACCAAATGCAACAAAGTTGCAGCGAAGCTTGTGAAGGCCTTTACTGAGCACAAAGTCAAGAAAACATATCTAGCTCTTTGCGTAGGTTACCCACCAGCATGGGAAAAGATTAAGATATGTTCTGGTCATGGGCGATCAAAACATGGTGCTTGGCGTGTGTACGCTATGGCTGATGTTGGCCGAACACTGCCAGGGGGTTCCTCTGTAAGGGACATGAGCACAAAATTTGAAGTGCTAGGGACAGATGGTCAAGGACAGTACAGAGAACCATCTAATGTTGATATTGATGATATAGAGTCGATTACAGTACAAGAGAAAGCAGCTGAccaaacttcaaatgttgatgtgAAGAACCACATGGTTTTTGTTAGAGCCTATCCTCAAAGTGGACGAACACACCAGATTCGTCTGCACTGTCAGTATCTTGGGTTCCCTATCAGAGGTGATGTGAAGTACGGAGGAGTGATCGAGTGGAACGGTGTGGACTGTGATGGTCATGCGTTGCATGCAGAGAGCTTATCATTTGTGCATCCGGTAACTGGATTGCCCGTCACATTCCGAGCATCTCTCCCTTCATGGGCAAATGAAATTATTTCAACAATGGGATGA
- the LOC123110764 gene encoding DNA-directed RNA polymerases II, IV and V subunit 9B: MSAMKFCRECNNILYPKEDRDQKVLLFACRNCDHQEVADNNCVYRNVVHHSAGEFTQVLQDVAGDPTLPRTKEVRCAVCGHGEAVFFQATARGEEGMTLFFVCCNPSCGHRWRE, translated from the exons ATGAGTGCCATGAAGTTTTGCCGTGAATG CAACAACATCTTGTATCCCAAGGAGGACAGGGACCAGAAGGTGCTCCTCTTCGCCTGCAGGAACTGCGACCACCAG GAGGTTGCAGACAACAACTGTGTCTACCGGAACGTGGTGCACCACAGCGCTGGAGAGTTCACCCAGGTGCTCCAGGACGTCGCCGGCGACCCCACCCTTCCCCGCACCAAGGAAGTCCGGTGTGCCGTCTGTGGCCACGGCGAAGCTGTCTTCTTCCAG GCCACCGCGAGAGGTGAGGAGGGGATGACGCTCTTCTTCGTCTGCTGCAACCCGAGCTGCGGTCATCGGTGGAGAGAATGA